One stretch of Armigeres subalbatus isolate Guangzhou_Male chromosome 2, GZ_Asu_2, whole genome shotgun sequence DNA includes these proteins:
- the LOC134211547 gene encoding LOW QUALITY PROTEIN: POU domain protein CF1A (The sequence of the model RefSeq protein was modified relative to this genomic sequence to represent the inferred CDS: substituted 1 base at 1 genomic stop codon), with protein sequence MAATTYMSPSGELDMALGGGYHTSSPRSAADANEMKYMHHHHHHQSHHHVPSSPSPNQAGLGSVTGGLGGVGNPWAAIQPTDPWGLHSHHPHSHPHATDVKQEMHLSQQARAQQGMASPHAWHAPVHPGTHYATGGSPLQYHHAMNGMLHHPAHPAHHQSAPPLHHSLRGESPQLHIPHHHLQGDRDVSAGEEDTPTSDDLEAFAKQFKQRRIKLGFTQADVGLALGTLYGNVFSQTTICRFEALQLSFKNMCKLKPLLQKWLEEADSTTGSPTSIDKIAAQGRKRKKRTSIEVSVKGALEQHFHKQPKPSAQEITSLADSLQLEKEVVRVWFCNRRQKEKRMTPPNTMGGDMMDGMPPGHMGHGGHGYHPHHDMHGSPMGTHSHSHSPPMLSPQSMGGGGHHQLTAHXQSEHQESSNNPAAFQPIHHHPAIMQPHAAIAVSSAPGNSYSLASTTTNTSSPPSSTSSSSTTAAGAVAAASGASPSSSAAAAAAAQMYIDHRHHQQQQQMHARRIFQEWTLQFGPTGTATGARYLN encoded by the coding sequence ATGGCCGCCACCACGTACATGTCACCCAGTGGCGAGCTGGATATGGCCTTAGGCGGCGGATATCATACATCTTCACCGCGGAGTGCAGCCGATGCAAACGAAATGAAGTACATgcatcatcaccaccaccaccagagCCATCACCATGTGCCCTCTAGTCCTAGTCCAAACCAAGCCGGTTTGGGCTCGGTGACGGGTGGCTTGGGTGGCGTTGGTAACCCATGGGCCGCGATTCAACCGACTGATCCTTGGGGCTTGCACTCCCACCATCCACATTCCCACCCGCATGCGACAGACGTCAAACAGGAAATGCATTTATCGCAACAAGCCCGAGCACAGCAAGGCATGGCATCGCCTCATGCTTGGCATGCACCGGTGCATCCTGGAACGCACTACGCTACCGGAGGATCTCCACTGCAGTACCACCATGCGATGAATGGCATGCTCCATCATCCTGCCCATCCTGCTCATCACCAAAGTGCACCACCTCTGCATCATTCGTTACGAGGTGAATCGCCTCAGCTACACATACCACACCACCACCTGCAAGGCGATCGGGATGTGAGTGCCGGTGAAGAAGACACTCCAACGTCTGACGATCTGGAAGCGTTTGCAAAGCAATTCAAACAGAGACGAATCAAGCTAGGATTTACACAAGCTGACGTAGGCCTGGCGCTCGGCACCCTCTATGGCAATGTATTCTCCCAAACAACGATATGTCGATTTGAGGCTCTACAAttaagttttaaaaatatgtgcAAGCTGAAGCCACTGCTGCAGAAATGGCTAGAGGAGGCTGATTCGACGACGGGATCCCCAACGAGCATCGATAAGATTGCTGCTCAGGGTCGGAAACGGAAAAAGCGAACCAGCATCGAGGTATCAGTGAAGGGAGCCCTGGAACAACACTTCCACAAACAGCCGAAACCGTCGGCACAAGAAATTACCTCACTTGCCGATTCGCTGCAGCTAGAGAAGGAAGTTGTTCGAGTATGGTTCTGCAATCGACGGCAGAAAGAGAAACGAATGACACCACCAAACACGATGGGTGGCGACATGATGGATGGAATGCCACCGGGACATATGGGCCACGGTGGCCATGGGTATCATCCGCATCACGATATGCACGGCAGTCCAATGGGAACCCACAGTCACAGCCACAGCCCGCCCATGCTCAGCCCTCAGAGTATGGGCGGTGGAGGGCACCATCAACTTACGGCCCACTAGCAATCAGAGCACCAGGAGTCCAGCAATAATCCGGCGGCATTCCAACCAATACACCATCATCCTGCAATTATGCAGCCACATGCCGCCATTGCCGTCTCCTCCGCCCCCGGGAATAGCTATAGCTTAGCATCGACCACCACAAATACCTCTTCGCCACCGTCttcgacgtcgtcgtcgtccacAACGGCTGCTGGAGCAGTAGCAGCCGCCTCAGGAGCGTCACCTTCGTCGTCGGCGGCGGCCGCTGCTGCCGCCCAAATGTACATAGATCACCGGCatcaccagcagcagcagcagatgcATGCTAGGCGGATATTTCAAGAATGGACTCTGCAGTTCGGACCAACCGGAACAGCAACTGGTGCACGATATCTCAACTAA